The following is a genomic window from Trichomycterus rosablanca isolate fTriRos1 chromosome 24, fTriRos1.hap1, whole genome shotgun sequence.
gtccaaagacatgcaagtgaggtgaattggagacgatagattgtccatgactgtgttcgatataaccttgtgaactgatgaaccttgtgtaatgagtaactataacataaatactgtatactaacaaactttaagtaataaaaaacatgtctgtatgtaaactGAAGATTCGGactctggatcccagcagtaatgAGCTAGCTTAATTTATTGTAGCATTACTCGAGCGCCCTTAAAGCATTTAATAATTAGGCATTTGCATGAGGGAGTGTAGggatgttgtttattattattcctaCTTATTATTCTTCATATGCTGCGATTGAAAACTACCTGAACGCTGTTTTGTTTACAATGAGACATTAAAAATGCTTCATTCATAGAGTTTAGTTTCTTCGTAGACTTTCCTCCATAGTTTTCCCCCTTTGTTTGCACCCCACTCCTTTTTTCCTTCATTCAGCACTTCTCTGCCACCCTCATGCCCCGTTCGAGTTTAGCTTTAGGACCCGCCGGATTTGTTATTCAGCACAGAGGGATTCAGCAGCACTTCATAAATTCCTTTCCAAGCCAAAATACACACTGAAGGGCGAAGCTGAAGGAGAGCGAGGGAGCTGTGTGACTCGAAAGGAAGGCCTGAATCTACCAGAATAACAGCCCCATCCCcctactgacacacacacacacacacacacacacacacacacacacacacacacacacacacacacacacacacacacggctgaGGCAAACAGTGTCTTAAAGCTGCAGTACACCAACAAACTAAATCAGTATAATCCAGTCTAAACTGGCATGGTGGTGTGGTGGCACAGCAACACACGTCCCAAGAAACCTGGTTTGATCTCGTAATAAGTTCCTCATGTTTTTAACAAGGATTTCCCAAAGTTACTctgttttctcccacttttaggAAGTATTGTGTAAAGTGAGATGTCTGTGGTGGAGTTAGCTCAGCTGCAAGTTACTCGACTGTTCATCTACTTatagattaaaaaatttaaacaatcAATGCTTAATCCGCTTATAGTTAATTGTGTCCAAATATTCCTAACAGGATTGACGTCGggacttcagaaaaccattccGAAAGCTTTACGTTACACAGAATTTGCCATTCTGAGTCCAGTGTTGATGTGGCTTTGGGGTTATTGTCTTGTTGGAACACCAGATAGTGAAGCTGAAGAAATTTACACTAATCCTTCTTACTAACACCAGTGACcagcggtagcctagtgggtagagctttgggctatcaattgaaagttGTGTCAAAGTTGTGTCAgtctaatgggtgcagtcaaactaaacCTGTTTTATGGGCACAGAGAGGTCTTCAACTTTAACGATAATCAATCAATTGCTATAAAAATCAATCAAGGAACTAAGAGGCTATGCACAAAGTTTATGACATGGTAGAACTTTCTGCACCAATACGTGATTATCTTAGTTTTTAAGTGCAGAATTACGACCCTGCAGATTTTGTCATGATTTTCACAAACCTGGAATAAATTTTTAAGCGTTTTTTGGACAAAGAGATCTTTAAATCCCAAGACTACCATGACACGTTCATTTCCCTCACAGGTGTGTGTAAACTCTTGACTTCACCTATATATTAAATAACTGAATACTGAAGGATGGAACTAATTTTAATGCACTTTTATGAACGCAACATGAATGTATGTCATTTCTAACACGGGCGACGGTTCATTTGTGAGCAGTCAGTCCGTGACACTAGAGCAACTGCGCTGACATCTGCTTCTATAGTCGTCGAATGACGAACCGTCTTGCGCAACAACCCTACAGCCCACAACGGCCCGCTTGTGTTAGCCCTATAACAACAGCCCGCTTCACATGCTTGTACTTTTCCACAGTGGAGAGGCTCCCCGTTTCCCCACCCCGTTTCTCCACCCCATTTCCTCAATCTCTCCCTATTCCAAATCGAATTCGGCTGTAACTGTGACCCACGTGCCTGTTTATATTCAATCTGCAGGTTCGGATAACACGGGTGTCAGATTGATAGGGCAGTGCTAATATGAGCCAGGTCATCAGCATGCCTTTAGAAGGAGCTCTCCTTCCTGATTGGTTGAAAGCTCTGTGGGCTTTTCTATATTCTCCGTGAgtgtctttttgtatccaaatggCATACTAGCACACTAAAGCTATATTTGCATACTATCTAGATCAGTAGTGCCTGATTTGAAGGAATCCTCTGTGTCTTCTATAAACCTTGTGCTTTTTATTCAGACACTGGATCTAGACCGGCTTTCAGACTTGGGTTAGGTGTAGCCCTGCTTCTACCAGAAACCAGAAAGATTTAGGAGTGATTGAAGGGGTGCGCTGGGCTGTATGGGTGGATCCTGTTCTGCTGAACATGTTAACACAGCAGATAAAGTAGATCTGTATGCAGAAGGCAAATTTGAAGGCCAAAGTGCAGTATTTTTAGTCAAATTATGAACATCTATAATGAGTTACAGGTTTAACTTCTTGGTGCACCATCGTATCCATATTTAAGTACCGTGATATGCAGATTTACACATTAGAAATATGTAATTTGTTCTATTGTTATTGATTCTGAGCTGTAAACATGAGAAAGAATTCATCAGTAAATTCATACTATTTTGGTTTATAGTTGGGCAAATGTATAAATGCATTAAGGGTGTTGCACCGGTTTCTCCTGGGTAACATATCCAACTGTAGCAAAACCTTCACGAATATTAACAATAGCAATATCCCAATATAACGTGCAATGTTTTTTGGACATTTCTATAAAAGTTAGACCCATATGCATCCACCTGAGACCGAATAGTTTGAAGGCCTCAGAGAAGAAACTTGTGGAGGGTGGATATGGGGTCAAGACACTCCTTTACATAACTTTAGTCCAATTACGGCAAGTTATGTAACATTTAAACatctcaaaagagtggctgaTCAGATTAGTACCTTTTTCTATAGATGATTGAAGGATAAAGGTGCAGTGAAtagaacacaataaaaataagatattCTAAATAAGATAATAATGTTGAAGAGTGAAGGCATGTTCGAACTAGCGCATCAAACTTACggttgaaataaaacaaacgtaCGAGGTTTAACGGGCTTATTTTAAACAGGAACTTCTTGTTTTATGTGAATGACATCAACATGTGCCAAAAATCCTACCAGCTcaatcaaatcagttttttatttcatttatttcataaaGCTTGAAGTCTCAGTCACACTTGAAACAAACTTGTGTGATTTTTGCAAACTGGATGTGGTCAGACTTGGTGGTCATTCTGGCTTTGGATGCGCTTGGCCCACTATCGCTGAGATccagggatccagggtttgaatttcagctgtgctatcggccagttggGTATCCGCACAGACATGATCGGTTAAAGTCAGAAGAGAACAGAGGCTGAAACAGAATACATTTTAGCTTTGCAGGCTCTATGAAAATAATTTAAGATCCCAAATGTAATCTGGGGAACCCAATTAAATCCAACCTATGCAGAAGGGTTTGGGTTATTGGTGTTAGCAAGGTGAACTGCTTAGACTCATTAGGTCCTGCAAGGCAACCACATGACAGAATTGAATGCTTGTGGAAGGACGAAGAAGACCAAGAAGACCAAGAACTAACTGGATTAACATCATCACGGCGTGGATTGTGTTATCAGGAGCTAGTCTGCTACAAGCGACATGAGACCAAGTATATttgagaaagctgacccatctgtacagccaaccatcacaaagtaaCCTGAATTGAAGTCAAATTGGAAAAATAATTGAACTTTTTAATGTGAATTTAGCTTTGCAGGCTAAGTTCAGGAGATCACACAGACTTGTGTGTATACAGGTTTGAATCCAGCACGTTACACGACCTACAAATGTTAATGTGGAAGGTAATATTTAAGCCAAGGTCTCAGATAACACGAGCGTGAAGGTGATAGGGCGGGGCGGGGCTTGCAAAGATCTGTCCTTTCCATTGGTTGACTTAACCCTGGTAGGTGCTGCCTGCAAATCttcatgtttgtgtatgtgcttGTACAAGGCAAATATTTCTCATCCAGAGCTGCGTACTAGCATATAAAACAGTGCTGGGGTTTACATGTAATACAGTAAACCCCAGTAATAATACTGGTTATTTTATTAGCACGCTAGCTAGCACTGTGTCAGAACAGAGGCAGATAAATGAGGGGGAGGTTAAGAAGAACCGACAGTGTCCTACTGATTAGGGAGGCTACAGAGAGCAGAAAAGAGCGGGCGAGGGCGGGAAAGTCAGTTGGGATTGAGCGTTCCCTTTACATCATGATCACACTGAATAATCCTTTGCAGGGaggtgagggggggggggggggggggggggggcgcctGCATTCACCTTCTCTAAAACCATCAGGTCCTGCTAGATTCATAAACCTTGTCTACTGTGATGTGTCCTCCAGCTGGATTTGCTCACAAATCATCTAATGTATGAGAAAATAACTATTCAACCTTTGCAGACCgaaaataaatagttttatgCCTTTCCCacaattttccttccaatttagtcatatctaaCTCCGacttgtgcagtagctgaccctTTCCTTTCACTTGCAAagacgggttcatatggagatccgaaTTGTGCATACAGAGTctcgcactgatccccattatcccccgtctctgtgcagcaccatcgatcagccagcagaggtcgtaattgcagcagtcatgAATAATCCCTACAGCCTTCCTTCCCAGGAATAGCCAATCGTATTCCGTATAGGcacccatttacatttacatattcagcatttagcggacgcttttatccaaagcaacttacagtactgtgacagaatacagtctaagcaattgagggttaagagccttgctcaagggcccagcaaccttctgattactggaccagtaccttaaccactaggctacagctgcctgaTTATCTgttagcagaactgagattcaaactcatgagCTCGAGATGTCAGTACTGGTGTGGCTACAAGCGGTCGGCTACTACACACTTGTCATCGGTCAGAGcaaaggtcagcagcagtacagGAAGCGAAATTCTATCGGGTATCTGGATATGACcatattgggaggaaaattgggcataaacagtaaaaaataataaataaaagaaatttaaAAGCCAATATTTACAGGATTTTGAGAATGTGGTTCCATCGGGGGAACCCTGTTACCTTTTGCCAAGAGAAATACatcaaaccatgatgctgcatAAAAGCAAGTTCTACTAATTCTACAGCTCACAAAAACACATAATGATCcgcttaaataataaaaggaagaaAGCTTGGAAGGAACCCGACTCAAAATGGACCTGCTTGATGTTTTGGAACAGTGGGGTAACATGACGCTGACTCTGTGTAACATGTCAGTTCATGTTCATCGGGGCAGGACTTCTTGCCTTCTGACAAACAGCTACGTGTGTTACGAGGAAGTGGTGCATGTACCAAACCCCATCCCCCATTCAAACTCGGCCTCGATCCGTCTCTCTTCGGTCCTGAGAGACGTGCACAGAGGTGACGTTCATACCCCgaaagtacaaacacagcacGGCAGGGTGtaaacgttttgttttcatttgtacAGTCACATGTATCAGCAAAAACACGCTGTTCACTTGTTTATCTTAGTAAATCATGACACACTGAATATGAGGATCATGTGTTGAagccggacccaccacaaccctaaccaggataaagtggtggtaacaGAAAATGGTGGTGGTATTATTTTAGAATGTTTTCTTTCTTAACATTAGACAAGCAAATCCGAACTTGTgtcttattgtttttttatggaCACATTCTAAGCCAATAAGACTTTATAACCAGTATTTACTTGTTTGCATGAATTATTATTGTGCATgttatacagtacaattaatAACCTAACCTCTCACTCAAaccaacattttaaataatcagtaTTGAAAATATTGAAATATAACAATCAATATGTGCTAATGTTTAGCTACCGAGCAGTGCACACATCAGGGTTTCTTGGCTGGCTCCTATTTGATTTGGTACAGTAATATGttgtattaataaaacataacattatattatttattgagTATATTATTGCAGCTTTTTGTCATTTCAATATTCcagtaaacatttacattctaAACTGatgaaatacttttattttagccttatattatatataatactgACCCTTTAATGGATGAAATGagatatttatgttttatgGTTACGATTTATTGACAattgtttgatgttttattatcatattattacagcTTTTTATAATGCTGGTGTTCTTTATTGTAAGTAATTGTTCATCGtttacattttatgctaaaataCTTGAACCAATCATAAAGCTAACATAAAGGTCTGTAAATACATTCACTGTCAAGTTaattagtgtttatttaaagaTAACAGTTACACAACTTTTTGGATCATATGATGAAATGAGATGAAACTTTGTccacaaacacaaaaccacacAAACAGCACTGTTCGTTTATTACTGCCATAGCGTCACTTGCTAAAACAATTATCTCTAATAGTTTTTTTAGTTGTTGTTGTTCAGGGGTTTCACTAGGGTTCCTGCTGTGGTGCGCTGTATGGAGCTGTTTTGGGATTCGGCTCCCCACAAGCAACCGAGCCGTTCTGAAATACCACTGGCTGCTTAGTTCCACTCCTTCGACACAAACACAATACTGCTCATTAAAACAAGCAGCTTATTTTAATACTGAAGCTTCTAGATGACACAGTTTGAAAGGGTAGTGCTCATTATCGCTTATGAGCCAGAAAAATGCTTAAAATACTCATAGGCAAGTCATATTTCTGcactgttaaaaaaatataatgctTGTGTTTGGTGATTAATGACCTGCCAGTTATGTTTTAGGACCCGAAAGGGAAATAAAGGGACACATACTTTAAATTCTGTACATTCTAATATTATTTAACACTGTAATATTCAATATAATGGTTGAATATTAATCTTAAGGGTTTATGATTGCTGATTTGTCAGTCAGAAAAGGACACTTGGTTTGCACAaacacaaagacatgcagcagttgaaaaaaagttattttattttcattattatcacTCGAATGTAAACATGTTTGAACGCCACATGGCTCATTACCCCCTATAACACTGCACTTTATATCACGTAGGGCTTCGACGTCCCGTTGCAGTGCTCTATATGGAGCCGTTTTTGGGTTTGGCCCCATGGTGACTCTTATTGGCTGTTTGGGTTCACTCCTTCTTCTGCTTCTCCTTTCCTCCCATAACAAAACAATACATGCCAGTACACACGATGAAAGGCGTCAGAAACATTGTTTGAAACATAAAATGAATGATACAGTCCGTCTGGTCTTTAACAGGCACGGATATTTGTAACGGTGGCTGAtatgacacacaaacacatacggaaaaaaaactcatattgagatatttaaagacatttaTGGTGCAGCTCAGCAGTGGAAATATAAAAGTACTGACACCTGAATGGACTGTGATATCGGGTTAAAGCTGCAGGACGTAACTTCTGGTGATTTTAAGACCCCGCTTgtagaaatacagtatattactgCTTACTGCATGCAAATCGTTCTTCACCAGTTGTGTTTTGCTCCTCACTCAGTGGGTGCAAATGGCATGTCAGTACTtggttaaaaacaataaaacaagttgcatactgcagctttaatgtaAGGCGATATCAACGTATTACAACCTCGTCCACCCTCGTACAGGCCTGGCAGAGGAGTACAATACGGTTTACCTGTGGCACACTGATTTATATGCAAGCCACATCGTCACAGAACTGTTTAAAGTCCCTTTGCATGAAATCTTCACTTTCCATGACGTCGGTCTCGGATGGAAAATACTGCATGCTGTCCTCATGGTCCAGGTTAGAAAACCCAGGTGGACCGAAGCACATAGATGGGAGCTCTGGATCTGGACTGTCGAGCAGTGCGCCCCAGGCGTTTTCCAAAACCCCCAGGTACGAGTCCATATCCTCTGGGTCGAGGTCGTAGTCTGAGCCGCTGTCTGTGCCCACAGAGTCTGAGTGTATGTGCATGAGCTGGTACTTCTCATGCATGAGGAACTGGTTGGTGTTGCGAGGGGCCCTCATGCCCGGTGCCCTCTTGCCACGGACGTTCGCCGGCCGCAGGGACGTGGTGACCGGAAGGTGCCTCGGTCTTCGCCCGTCGAAGCGGCGGTCCCGTCGTTTTCGGTGCCATCGCCTTTGTTCGCACTTGTGCCATCTTTTCTTCGACTCCTCTTCTTTCGGAGTGTGTTTCACCGGGAGTCTCGTCCTGCTTTGGCACATCAAGCCCTTCCCACACATTCTCTCGACGTTTAGCATTAGCTCGCTTCTTGCTGACCGCCCCTTTAACCTTCTCCTTCACATCGTCTCCTCTGGGAGGAAACAAAGGATCGACTCCACCGCTTCGGAGGAGGTTTCTTGCGCTCTTTCGCCTCAAGCAGGCCACAAATGGCCTACCTTTTCACAATCTTTTTTGGTTTTTTCTTTGTCACTGGCTTCCTATGGTACATAGCCCGACCAGGTGCCTCTTGTACAGGCAGCTTGGCACAGTCACACCCCTCTTCAGTTCGTTCGAGTTCTTCGTTCTGTCTTACCCTTAGTCTTAAGTAAGAATAATCAAATCAGAAGCCAAATGCGTGAAAAATTCTAGGCTTGTAGTTTGTTGTGCTTTTAAATCGGACAAACTGCTTCACTAGCCACACAAGCGTCTCAGTAACTCTGCTGTCAACTGAAAACTGCAGTGCACTTTATATTTCCTCGGAACGTCCCAAGCGCTCACGGGATTACAGGGGTGTTTTTTTCAGTATCAATCCGGATTGTATATACATATCTAAAAGCGTAGATTACATTTACAGTCATACGGATTAACACTCCAGTTTATGCTTTCAACACAAACAAATGTGAAGCACATTATCATTTTAGTGTTACATAACGGAATCGAAGTACATTACCGCGCTCCCCTGTGTTCGTTTCAAACAGATGGTTTCGCCCAGGGTGTGCTTCTAAAAACTGGTCTGGGATCAGTTTGTGCTAGCCCACACTGTTTAAACCTATTAGAACAAAGAAAGCCAAACCGACTCCAGACCAGCGTATCAGCATTAATAACAACACAATAGGTTTACGTGCGAAACTACATACTAGCGATCTAAGAAGTATGCTATGAAGGAGCCGACGTATGCTATGTTCACATACTCTTTAGTACGCTAGAATTAGTATGCGGGTGTGACGCAGCCATGACAACAATTAAACGATTTAACACTAGAAGTCCCAGAAATTTCGAGCTCCCCCCTGAAGTCCCGAAAGAGGGTCAAATGACCCTTAGTCCGAACTGACGACTCTGATGGCTCCAATTAGCATCCTTTCATTTGTAAATGTGGCCATTGCCTGAGGAATCTGCAGGGGGGAGTAGAGCTGAATTCACACTAACGTCTGTCTAATACTTGAAAAGGACTAAAAACTCACAAAGATCAGTTTCAGTTCCCTGTTCCTAAATGTTCTGTACAGAGAATTAGCCAGACATTATGTAATGGCTTTTTCCATCCAAAAGTCAGCTTTTTAAGTAGTTATAAGTCAAAAAGTTTTAccatataaatcaataaattttaCCTAAAAAATCAATTTCTAACATACTCTTAACAGTTGTGAAATCAACTGGTTATATTGTACATATAGTTTGCAAAACATACAATCTGTTTCAAGTTTTCAAGTTtttctaaaataatttatttatgtttttgagtGTAATATGAGTTTATATTATGAGTGTAAGCAAAAGAATGTAAGCTGCTCCTGAGTGTGTCTGCCCACCCCCCAGCTGCATTGTTGTGCAGGGGATATGCATAAGGTTGCTAACACCTTAGCAAATTTGCATGCAGCCTTTTGTGCTGTGGGGGATAAATAGGTGACTGCTTCACCTATTTtgttcaaaagaaacaaaatgcagAGAACAGGCATTGGAACTGATCCTGAGCAACACCAACCCTTGTGACTCAGATGGAGAAGACATAGTCCTTCAACCGGATTCGGACTCTGAGCTGTCTTCAGGTTAGATTTTTCAAATTACCTATTTTTATTTCCTgactatcttttttatttagaaccaaaacaaaatgttaatttgaaattatttatcttGCAGATGAGGAGACTCCTCCTCTACCAAAAAAGAGAGCTGGGTTGGCGAGTGAGCCGACAGAGACCGCAAAAGATGGCACAGTGTGGCGTGAAGTACAAGTGGGGAAACGTCTCCATTTCACCCCAATAGAACCGTACCCTACAGATGGAGAGCCAAGGGCTAAGGCCAGACGAAGTGTCCGGAGTCGCCTTCAGAGCTTCCTCTGTTTTATCACTCTTGACATGCTTCGTAGCATTCAAGAATGGACTACTCAACATGCACGTCACACAGAGCAGGTGGATTGGTTCATGGATCTCCCGGAACTAATGGCATTTATTTCAGTCATTATCTTGCGGGGGGTGACCAAGGTTCCATCACTACGTGACAGCTGGTCAGCAAACCTGGCAAACCCAAGGATCATTGCAACTATGGCCCGAAACCGCTTCCAAGACATCATGCAACACCTACGCTTTGATGACATGTTCACACGCAGTGAGCGAGCGGAGACCGATAAGTTTGCTGCAATCTCCGATGTGTGGAGATCGTTTGTCACCAACTGCATCGCATCCTACAACCCTGGTCGACACATCACTATTGATGAACAGCTTTTCCCGTCAAAGACTCGCTGCTGTTTTCTGCAATACATTGCAACAAAACCAGACAAGTTTGGCATCAAGTTTTGGGTGGCTTGCGACTTGAAATCaaagtacatctgtaatgtcctCCCATATCTTGGCAAGGACCCCAGTCGTCCCAGCAGGGAGAGACTGTCCGAAACTGTAGTGATGAGGCTGATGGAACCATTCATGGACAAGGGCAGAACTGTAACCACGGACAATTTCTTTACATCATTGTCACTTGCACAACGACTGCTTAGCCGGAAAACCACTATCCTCGGCACAGTCAACAAGAGTCGCCGGGAAATTCCTCAATCCACTAGACAGATGGACCGCACTGAATTCACCACTCAGGTGTTTTCAACCACTGGTGCCACACTGACAGTGTATGCACCCAAACGAAAGAAGGCCGTCTACATTCTCAGCAGCATGCACAGCGTGGTTGAGACTGAGGATACCAACAAAAGGAAGCCAAACACGGtcacacaatacaaccacacaaAGTGCGGTGTGGATGTAATGGACCAAATGGTGCGGGAGTACAGCGTGCGTGCAGGAACACGGAGATGGCCAGTCGCCGTGTTCTACAACATGATTGACATGGCAGCACTGAATGCGCATGTTCTTTATCAGGCATGCACTGGGGTGCAGGAGAGACGGGTGGACTTCCTGGTTGAGCTTGCAAAAGAGTTAGGTGACTCTCATGTGAGTGAAAAGAAGGCACGCAAGGAGAAACTCCTTCGGCAACAACCTTCCACACCCAGCCCTGGCAAAAGGGCGAAGTGTCAGGTCAACCATCGATGCACGAACAATTGTGCAACTGAGAGATGTGTTGACTGCTACAAATACACGTGTGGCAAATGTACCAGGGACATACCCAGGCAGTGCCAGGTATGTTCCGACAGTGCAGACAGACTGCTGAGTGAGTGCTGAAATGCTAGTCACACAAGAAGGACatgccactcacacacacacacgcagcccCCCACTGCAGCCTATTGTAAATATGTGTGGAATTGTTTTAttccttgtattttttttattatttttataacaaaaataaaaagcatggaaacaaataacagttgttcttttgtatatttttcacaCTGAAATTTCAGTCCTCTTGACTTAGACACAAATGCTTCTGGTCATTACTCACAGCTGTACCTTGCTCTAAAATTTCTAattctctatttaaaatatataaaaaatgattcattgtttcagtgcttttttgctcaaataaaactaaactaaatacaaTATGTATAGTCTTTATATTATCAAATACAATAAACTGAATAGAACTAACTAGAAACTAAATGGCTAAACTCAATGGAAAACAACAACCTCCTGTGGTGCGACAGTAATGGCCTTATTTGCAGAACAAAAGACGGTGATTATAGGATGTTAGCTAAAATCCTTCAGGTCATTCGACCCGTCTCTGGGTTCCAAAGGTAGAAATGCTAAATGACCCCTCTCTGGGACTTCTAGTGTTAACAGGCAACGACTAAAGCCCAACATagcaaacaaaagaaaacagtGCAGTATATAAATACTTCAAATAGTATTCTGTAGACAGCGCAGTGCTTATATTACAGTCAGTTTCATGCCCCATTGCAATAAAAACCCTAATATGTTTGAAtacatttctttaaatgaataaaatacacttGGTTTCTTGTTGGAAGCAAGGTTGAGAGGTGCTCAGGTTTTGTTATGGTGGAGTTTGTGGAGGGTAAAGTTGACTGAAGCATCCAACATCAGATTTTCCTGCTTTAATAGACAATAAGAGTAGTTTAtatttgttgacagtgacaaaataaaatcaaaaactGGTGTTTGGAAATAG
Proteins encoded in this region:
- the wu:fb55g09 gene encoding uncharacterized protein wu:fb55g09, with the translated sequence MLNVERMCGKGLMCQSRTRLPVKHTPKEEESKKRWHKCEQRRWHRKRRDRRFDGRRPRHLPVTTSLRPANVRGKRAPGMRAPRNTNQFLMHEKYQLMHIHSDSVGTDSGSDYDLDPEDMDSYLGVLENAWGALLDSPDPELPSMCFGPPGFSNLDHEDSMQYFPSETDVMESEDFMQRDFKQFCDDVACI